In Haematobia irritans isolate KBUSLIRL chromosome 1, ASM5000362v1, whole genome shotgun sequence, a genomic segment contains:
- the jumu gene encoding forkhead box protein N4 jumeau: MFELEEYSSGFHDGFLNKYADSSGPTLDFYISDSLQDMLDVDIRSEVANVVGSASDYDTCLGDLPSSFDHGTDALSLINGSNSIGSNKDGNIISSWSSTTTTSTYGLGSSNSSSSWFGANSDFLADVGACVNPISVMPLISSSLLHLSPKTNLNANSLRSSSPPPPSPNVNDTKSHLTFSPAHIKISANSIRNEQLTSHIPKQQIVAISSAVTSATTAPATMATNSALQRKNPAIEAIKKDLGSDLRKVVPVTSAAAASSSMNDGGIVFKTNPIAVTGSSTSNTITTYANGRNSPANQQQIITTTTTTSSSTPPTSSASSSSSSSSSTIKLGPGIGGLTFANNITYNKLKQHTTTTKLNQGSTTITANGAIVLKRDRASSPLQTITTINGSNGQHVTKILSRNGVQTSTSFTPKSIASSAHNAYIQQQQQQQNHQSNTGNSSPSQNSSYTISAGIGVFSSNSNGNMSSASSNSSSSPHSNASSPNLIAVKPLQQKIKLAPVESDFPKPAYSYSCLIAMALKNSRSGSLPVSEIYSFMCEHFPYFKTAPSGWKNSVRHNLSLNKCFEKIEKPPTNGNQRKGCLWAMNPERITKMDEEVQKWSRKDPMAIRNAMVCPEHLEALERGEMKHGSSGDSDVEMDSQSEIEEASDLEEQELDETLVDNMLVEEDIDDELLNAVSIKTEEVQLSDNEDEGGCDIVVNHMGKIQHHRRATLSSPITLSSKGTTLNGGGINSMTENMHRDFDIEVEDIYDAIDIDDDKEAVRMAISQSDIIELSPADYIANSENHQSPKRARLNINYSIGPAGEIEKQIQNQQRQIQNQLQMQNIKKIVKVQNIQDLQHIQQQLQQQQIVVQTISANGGGGGGIQQQTSNGQFTQIIGGSLASNDNQNRRKMQLVNRIA; encoded by the exons gattcctCGGGTCCCACCTTGGATTTTTACATTTCCGATTCCCTGCAAGATATGCTCGACGTTGATATACGCAGCGAAGTGGCAAATGTTGTTGGAAGTGCAAGCGATTATGATACCTGCCTTGGTGATTTACCATCATCATTTGACCATGGGACAGATGCATTAAGCCTTATCAATGGCTCAAATAGCATTGGATCAAATAAAGATGGTAATATTATATCCAGTTGGAGTTCAACGACGACTACAAGCACATATGGCTTGGGCTCATCGAATTCATCATCATCTTGGTTTGGAGCCAATAGTGATTTTCTTGCCGATGTGGGGGCATGTGTTAATCCCATATCGGTTATGCCTCTAATATCATCATCACTATTGCATTTATCGCCAAAAACCAATCTCAATGCCAATAGTTTAAGAAGTAGTTCACCACCACCCCCCTCACCGAATGTCAATGATACAAAATCGCATTTAACCTTTTCACCGGCCCACATTAAGATCAGTGCCAATTCCATACGCAATGAGCAGTTGACCTCTCATATTCCCAAGCAACAGATTGTTGCTATTTCATCGGCGGTTACCTCAGCTACAACGGCACCTGCCACTATGGCCACAAATTCAGCTCTTCAGCGTAAAAATCCTGCCATTGAAGCTATAAAAAAGGATTTAGGTTCGGATTTGCGTAAAGTTGTACCCGTTacatcagcagcagcagcatcgTCATCAATGAATGATGGGGGGATTGTGTTCAAAACAAATCCTATAGCTGTCACAGGATCATCTACCTCAAATACGATTACCACCTATGCCAATGGTCGTAATTCACCTGCCAATCAACAACAAataattacaacaacaacaacaacaagtagtTCCACACCGCCCACATCATCGgcttcatcgtcatcatcatcatcatcgagcACAATAAAACTAGGACCTGGCATAGGTGGTCTAACGTTTGCCAATAACATAACCTACAATAAattgaaacaacatacaacaacaacaaaactaaaCCAGGGATCAACAACAATCACTGCCAATGGAGCAATTGTTTTGAAACGTGATCGCGCATCTAGTCCTCTGCAAACCATAACGACCATAAACGGTAGTAATGGTCAACACgtaaccaaaattttgtcacgaaacGGGGTACAGACCTCAACCAGTTTTACACCAAAATCCATAGCATCATCGGCGCACAATGCCTATatacagcagcagcaacaacaacagaatcaTCAAAGTAACACTGGCAATAGTTCACCCAGTCAAAATTCCAGCTATACAATTAGTGCTGGAATTGGCGTCTTTAGCTCAAATAGCAATGGTAATATGTCATCAGCGAGTAGTAATAGCTCTTCATCACCGCACAGTAATGCATCAAGTCCGAACTTAATTGCGGTCAAACCTTTACAACAGAAAATCAAATTAGCCCCAGTTGAATCGGATTTTCCCAAACCTGCATATTCATATTCTTGCCTCATTGCCATGGCCCTAAAGAATTCCCGCAGTGGATCTTTGCCAGTTTCGGAAATCTATAGTTTTATGTGTGAACATTTTCCCTATTTTAAGACAGCTCCCAGTGGCTGGAAGAATAGTGTGCGGCATAATCTATCATTGAATAAATGTTTTGAGAAAATCGAAAAACCTCCCACCAATGGTAATCAACGCAAAGGATGCCTCTGGGCCATGAATCCCGAGCGTATAACCAAAATGGATGAAGAAGTTCAAAAATGGTCACGTAAAGATCCTATGGCCATACGTAATGCTATGGTATGTCCGGAACATTTGGAAGCATTGGAACGAGGTGAAATGAAACATGGTAGCAGTGGTGATTCGGATGTCGAAATGGATAGTCAATCAGAAATTGAAGAAGCCTCCGATTTGGAAGAACAAGAATTAGATGAAACATTGGTCGATAATATGCTTGTCGAAGAGGATATCGATGATGAGTTACTAAATGCGGTTTCGATAAAAACCGAAGAGGTCCAATTGTCCGATAATGAGGATGAAGGAGGATGTGACATTGTTGTCAATCATATGGGTAAAATACAACATCATCGTCGTGCAACTTTATCCTCACCCATAACATTGTCCTCGAAAGGAACAACATTAAATGGAGGAGGCATCAATTCCATGACCGAAAATATGCATCGTGATTTTGATATTGAG GTCGAAGATATCTATGATGCCATCGATATTGATGATGACAAGGAGGCCGTTCGTATGGCCATCAGTCAATCGGATATCATTGAATTAAGTCCAGCCGATTATATTGCCAATAGCGAAAATCATCAATCACCGAAAAGGGCACGATTAAATATCAATTATTCGATAGGACCTGCCGGTGAAATCGAAAAGCAAATTCAAAATCAGCAACGTCAAATTCAGAATCAACTACAAatgcaaaatatcaagaaaataGTTAAGGTTCAAAATATCCAAGATTTGCAGCATATACAACAGCAATTGCAGCAACAACAAATTGTGGTGCAAACTATATCTGCAAATGGTGGAGGCGGTGGTGGCATACAACAGCAAACCTCTAATGGACAATTTACACAAATCATCGGAGGTTCATTAGCATCCAATGATAATCAAAATCGTCGTAAAATGCAATTGGTGAATAGAATAGCTTAG